From Aspergillus chevalieri M1 DNA, chromosome 4, nearly complete sequence, a single genomic window includes:
- a CDS encoding putative fermentation associated protein (Csf1) (COG:S;~EggNog:ENOG410PG3A;~InterPro:IPR029636;~TransMembrane:2 (o20-42i63-81o);~go_component: GO:0016021 - integral component of membrane [Evidence IEA];~go_process: GO:0006113 - fermentation [Evidence IEA]), which translates to MASDSTSLTTLSLTPDPSFNWFFLLELIVSCLLVLFFLLYFNRLFATLLSYGIRAYTWHYYRAYVDIHAIQVSLLGGRVFFKGLRYHGVNETIFIHGGFITWHYWKHTVKRTELSNFKDTETQSENGQGSSAQTDGGSDGNNTGLGEQGGLKKTDSLPCRITAKFYGLEWFIYNRTPAYDSILAGFNVPTDDVSSPPSLLSVTPQNEQRAPTGSKEKSNAPSISSLPRSKRDCNDTPGNTHGIGLDENGASDAEGETASSQEIGDSLSRLLHLLPLKLVCDKGAIVMGNQHTTSVLTTTFDGATGFIEACDAGSLDMYRQIFSFQFSHPIIQMRPNPDYKQNQLAAAKILSSAEDDFGGTKRKRDTIFNYQRQKRKVWHSVRDLIPYFQKSVESFHVQDKHADTPKGQHEAPSDFRWAGLSRYLDKSSQDDHEEWNAVEYGRFSTILDTPSMTVSYFWDIPGCVRPSHINPASSARRSSPDINGAPPPEWGIDVKIEGGSINYGPWADRERGGLQNVFFPNFYRSSKPSQPLTVGDLRRNTVFKFRIELSDETTLRIPTREQSKDWQWKGRGNTIKGASKVREQQRRQSRNKEGDKGHIGPDIRPFGWLSLRVAGDSTITYTMDMAGTSTGFLNQLNLDLRESRMSSSVNHGLLWQCPRQLVTCDLSTPLTWNNFRTWKFDVESQDMELFLLRDHIFLLTDLVSDWSSGPPQNYHTYVPFIYKMGLSFSNVKLFVNVNDMNIISNPSDLEDNRFLLINGRELRSDVTIPLDKFKPEQNAVSFNVNLKDGAIDFLTPLWDTYHSFLQDKSTATLESLSIDGSYNYYLATSSGLTDTLLLNIDGFSPRMYLFGFLIRYFMTVKENYFGEDMHFKTLEEFQELAYTEKPPNSQHGVNANRKSNDLDVIVHVSVDSPCGLLPEGIYDHSQCARLTAASLQVDLRFTNYYMDLHFTLAPLKAALESCQMEGPPIISEPQLFIEGFTVHGHRLFGLPPAEPTYVCNWDFGIGQMVGECSPDFLSCLFAGLQSFDMTFDNEENALPPLAPIALYDVTFLRAKVDQIHVSVLLEQTAFILSSGPLTVSFNDWADMLFSKRMKLLLPDLSIAAVDRKSVVHAPKLPSITVAPLALFQATIKLRMAQRNSDIGEGRRLQQEHLKVHDKRTQRTPWLLLEWESLGPNSSFTSIGSMEPPAIAIPSMPEPIAKGYQLGSLSMSYRPGTRSNASSKSFLVDLDNSSLSSARKRRNRDTASLASRDGATQGNGSSAHGETQDVRYQPRTVESNKSPATGVFMKGASPATSKNPPSSWVMPEFSLYKVAFDTSQLPTRQVTSEEDEKEHASGTNLDPFFSPFGGDKTTDTSFACELPTGMKGFCTPEFLLMLSALSKELQPKHPAEIIDSLQRGVVSDIVGYLKALNRPRKSTSLAVRVPIILFKLANASEISMDLRPGFLDEYNIEISHLKTEFRTKVERQKGDLLSGIAQSITVHAAAQTLSVCINGDRTDAYQERAELSCLLRDMDFWLVTAPSVRSHLQMRGFDTVTSTKSVEHLASLVHRTTTMLDSVTSAFQNSSSLEDKRLRFLIYSISQEAAGIADPPFLTRISYVLRVAPTHFRQHDSWKIISRIRNVYNHLPSDKQQALISQCLDEDTPLPKNAKSHVFSTFDQWRAWDLAHVEKSYIMRKIWNDFESTPGARQGLTFLSLAVGMFRFSIDPGPKESDFILENMTTAISVGSRKDNSSGVLKLTKVVNVESYCFSSSLHLRWEIVDLIEGVLKAVSSVTFESAPSVEPPRDPTEEETELQIVLGADSGSIILDGINVELALNGKSLRTSVAQSQSPNKKDDLCLLLSAEAGSTEISSRSSSLMLWTIANPYVYCSHKSEETETEVSNEWKIAGSCKRLRYDMREDPVNLAHAADRVIEDEIRYINRIARDANFPSNDHEKEAEPKKPGPNKLQIALFLDDYQLSFRLLPSLVYTISGEVARMSVMPSDHSKMEVDFDLKKNSHVFSSTDGDDKWHTLSVLEIPPINGRIVANMTPDRTEVEADITIELIYLEASAVRSLLSALSGPEMSHLLSDVKQNVEILQGHLHDILSLDKSPVRHKEPFSTPELLYKARLTMAGTKIHATAPGLNGRGYSADMDFSLGMMRMRLDNGFENGYPMEYPEFRVDASQISFDLRKQEKSGSRSYGSFAVGTRLVGTSVQHENGEVMRAYHLDSKNFDVELYPQTAALVVDIAAHLQERIKTLDLSHEVERFKKLRRRGQTESKAKPPEVPGIQVNDEPESEPQVFFNAIYTLDFYNIQVGWNMTSVLSTKSGRRPDDLVFSIKRVELSNKKKNAAKLRIEDMQLQMVPAGMDRRRRSLTSALLPELVFNVAYSSRGKEVRLAFQAAGKSLDLRATSDFIIPASMIRDAIASAAQTLRDANSVLVKPSADSTDSPASPESPGNTENTTQRKLFGNRRLRSVLVDVDFAGAIVSLQGRHLDDQQTMLTATIKGSRFSEGKYGQYVQGDPAATATLRAPGVALKVQFDDNGLDDPTLNAELKVDASTNVLYPTLVPLIKQMTATVKELMGEHERPRRPSTAAKLQPQKLMQESSLNSRDPDTILGRCRVNVGLLICKQEFSLSCQPIARVAATARFNSVYVTINTVQSDEQGRFLALLVAFNSLEASVKHVYSNDSTASFQVKSIIVSLMNSKHVSNTKGISAMLKLSPVKVALSAKQVQDLLLFREIWVPSSDEPDSQPTFQSQETETQTYIVQRYQQVASTSAFPWNTAIAVEKLEIQLDLGSTLGKAQFTINDMWLSSKKNSEREQTLCVNFDTLGVDSKGRMSGLVELRTLKIRTSIQWPDEAAPDSNKTPLIQASISFKQLQAKASFDYQPFLAAKIAMFNFLMYNVRGASGSSKERLFSILEGDQVQVYCTTLTASQSLALFQAWQRLVQDKQAAYEASLREVERYLRRRSSAVADRVDFEAREPTKKAEEDTEKAPISLQTGVVVTINSVHIGAFPSSFFDNQILKLEAHRAQAHFDVSLEEGRIHSTLGLTLGQLGVALSGIGRPSYIDIEELSVNDLERRANDARGGTILKVPQLVASMETWQAPGLPQIDYVFRSTFEGKVDVGWNYSRISFIRDMWESHSRALASRLGKPLPPSAVRIEGGPGSEAAGDKHEQEKITAVVNMPQSKYTYVPLKVPVIETPQLRDMGEATPPLEWIGLQRDKLPNITHQIIIVTLLEIAKEVEDAYAKILGSS; encoded by the exons ATGGCAAGCGATAGTACGAGCTTGACAACGTTGTCCTTGACTCCGGATCCCAGCTTCAACTG GTTCTTTCTTCTCGAACTCATCGTATCCTGCCTCTT GGTCCTTTTCTTTCTACTTTACTTCAACCGTCTCTTCGCGACGCTCCTATCGTATGGTATTCGCGCTTACACCTGGCACTATTACCGCGCCTATGTCGACATCCATGCGATTCAGGTTTCTTTGCTCGGGGGGAGAGTCTTCTTCAAAGGTCTTCGATATCATGGGGTGAACGAAACTATCTTCATACACGGCGGGTTCATAACGTGGCATTATTGGAAGCACACCGTAAAGCGAACCGAATTATCGAACTTCAAAGACACCGAGACGCAATCGGAAAATGGCCAGGGAAGCTCTGCGCAAACTGATGGGGGGAGTGATGGCAATAACACTGGACTAGGAGAGCAAGGGGGGTTGAAGAAAACAGATTCGCTACCCTGTCGGATCACCGCAAAGTTCTACGGTCTGGAATGGTTTATATACAACAGGACCCCTGCGTATGACAGCATCCTTGCCGGCTTCAACGTTCCAACTGATGATGTTTCTTCGCCTCCTTCGCTCTTATCAGTCACGCCGCAGAACGAGCAGCGTGCGCCAACTGGTTCTAAGGAGAAATCCAACGCGCCCAGCATCTCATCATTACCCAGGTCTAAGCGGGATTGCAATGATACTCCTGGAAATACGCACGGGATTGGCTTGGATGAAAATGGAGCAAGTGATGCTGAAGGCGAAACCGCTTCTAGTCAAGAGATAGGAGATTCTTTATCAAGATTACTCCATCTTCTGCCCTTGAAATTGGTTTGCGACAAAGGCGCAATTGTTATGGGAAACCAACATACAACGTCTGTTCTGACCACAACCTTTGATGGTGCTACAGGTTTTATCGAAGCTTGCGATGCTGGATCTCTAGATATGTATCGACAGATATTCTCTTTCCAATTTAGCCACCCGATCATCCAGATGCGACCTAACCCCGATTATAAGCAGAATCAGCTTGCGGCTGCGAAGATATTAAGCTCGGCTGAGGATGACTTTGGTGGGACGAAGCGCAAAAGGGACACCATATTCAATTACCAGCGTCAAAAGCGCAAGGTCTGGCATAGTGTTCGCGATCTTATCCCGTATTTTCAGAAATCTGTGGAATCCTTTCACGTGCAAGACAAGCATGCCGATACACCAAAAGGCCAACATGAGGCTCCTAGCGACTTTCGATGGGCCGGTCTTTCTCGCTACTTGGACAAAAGCAGCCAGGATGATCATGAAGAGTGGAATGCTGTCGAGTATGGTAGATTCTCCACTATTTTGGACACTCCCAGTATGACAGTCAGCTATTTCTGGGATATCCCCGGTTGTGTCCGTCCATCACACATCAACCCAGCTTCCTCAGCACGAAGATCCTCCCCGGACATCAATGGGGCGCCGCCTCCCGAATGGGGTATTGATGTCAAGATCGAAGGTGGCTCTATCAATTACGGGCCTTGGGCTGACCGGGAACGCGGTGGCTTACAAAACGTGTTCTTTCCGAATTTCTATCGAAGCTCCAAACCATCTCAACCGTTGACTGTGGGCGACCTGAGGCGAAACACCGTCTTCAAATTTCGCATAGAACTTAGTGACGAGACGACGCTTCGCATCCCCACAAGAGAGCAATCTAAGGACTGGCAATGGAAAGGTCGAGGCAATACAATCAAGGGGGCTTCAAAGGTGAGGGAACAGCAAAGGAGACAATCGAGGAACAAAGAAGGCGACAAAGGTCACATCGGCCCAGATATCCGTCCCTTCGGGTGGCTTTCCCTACGAGTGGCTGGCGATTCCACGATCACTTATACTATGGATATGGCTGGTACAAGTACAGGGTTTCTAAACCAACTCAATTTGGACCTCCGGGAGTCACGCATGTCATCAAGTGTCAACCACGGGTTGTTATGGCAATGTCCTCGGCAGCTCGTTACCTGCGATCTTTCCACGCCACTGACTTGGAACAACTTTCGGACATGGAAGTTTGACGTTGAGAGTCAAGATATGGAGCTTTTCTTGCTGCGTGACCACATATTCCTTCTCACAGACCTTGTTTCCGATTGGAGCTCTGGACCACCACAGAACTATCATACCTACGTGCCATTCATTTACAAGATGGGTCTTTCGTTCTCAAATGTCAAGTTATTCGTCAATGTCAACGACATGAACATTATCAGTAACCCCTCTGACCTGGAAGACAACCGTTTTCTGCTGATCAACGGTCGCGAGTTGAGGTCGGATGTCACGATCCCGCTCGACAAGTTCAAACCAGAGCAGAATGCAGTCAGCTTCAATGTCAATCTCAAAGATGGTGCCATCGACTTTTTGACACCTTTGTGGGACACATATCATTCCTTTTTGCAGGACAAATCGACAGCTACTCTTGAAAGCCTATCTATTGATGGGAGCTACAACTACTATCTCGCCACTTCGTCCGGTCTGACAGACACACTGTTACTGAATATTGATGGATTTTCGCCCAGGATGTATTTATTTGGGTTTTTGATTCGATATTTCATGACAGTTAAGGAGAACTACTTCGGGGAAGACATGCATTTCAAAACTCTCGAAGAATTCCAAGAGCTAGCATATACCGAAAAGCCGCCAAATTCCCAGCACGGTGTCAACGCAAATCGAAAATCAAACGACCTCGATGTGATAGTCCATGTCTCTGTAGATAGCCCTTGTGGTCTCCTTCCAGAAGGCATTTACGATCACTCGCAATGTGCGAGGCTCACAGCTGCATCCCTACAAGTGGACCTGAGATTCACGAACTACTACATGGATCTGCACTTTACGCTTGCGCCTTTAAAGGCAGCTCTGGAATCGTGTCAAATGGAAGGTCCTCCTATCATATCTGAGCCTCAACTATTCATTGAAGGTTTCACGGTCCATGGTCATCGGCTATTCGGTCTGCCGCCTGCAGAACCAACATACGTTTGCAATTGGGATTTCGGCATAGGGCAAATGGTTGGAGAGTGCTCACCAGATTTCTTGAGCTGCCTGTTTGCTGGCCTGCAGAGCTTCGACATGACCTTTGATAACGAGGAAAATGCTCTTCCTCCACTGGCACCGATCGCTCTCTACGATGTGACCTTCTTGCGGGCCAAAGTCGATCAAATTCATGTGTCTGTACTTCTAGAGCAAACAGCTTTCATTCTCAGCTCAGGGCCTCTAACAGTATCTTTCAATGATTGGGCAGACATGCTGTTTTCGAAACGCATGAAGCTCCTCCTTCCAGACCTCTCGATAGCTGCAGTTGACCGCAAGTCCGTTGTCCATGCCCCGAAACTACCGTCAATCACGGTTGCACCTTTGGCACTGTTTCAAGCAACCATAAAGCTGAGGATGGCTCAGCGAAATAGCGACATTGGCGAGGGCCGAAGATTGCAGCAAGAGCACCTCAAGGTGCATGATAAAAGAACCCAGAGAACTCCATGGCTTCTGCTCGAATGGGAAAGCTTGGGACCGAATTCGTCGTTTACAAGTATTGGCTCAATGGAACCTCCTGCCATCGCTATACCTTCGATGCCGGAACCCATCGCGAAAGGATACCAATTGGGTTCACTATCCATGTCGTATCGCCCAGGGACCAGAAGCAATGCGAGCTCCAAAAGCTTTCTTGTCGATCTCGACAATTCTAGTTTGAGTAGCGccaggaaaagaaggaaccGGGATACGGCAAGCTTAGCATCCAGAGACGGTGCCACCCAGGGGAACGGATCGTCTGCTCATGGAGAGACTCAAGACGTGCGGTACCAACCAAGAACAGTTGAAAGCAATAAAAGCCCTGCAACTGGCGTCTTCATGAAAGGAGCAAGTCCAGCGACGTCGAAAAATCCTCCTAGCTCGTGGGTTATGCCAGAATTTTCACTTTACAAGGTTGCTTTTGATACATCGCAGCTTCCTACACGTCAAGTTACcagtgaagaagatgaaaaagaacATGCGTCTGGAACAAACCTGGACCCTTTCTTCTCGCCGTTTGGAGGCGACAAGACAACCGACACAAGTTTTGCTTGTGAATTACCTACTGGCATGAAGGGGTTCTGTACACCGGAATTTCTTCTTATGCTATCGGCGTTGTCAAAAGAGCTGCAGCCCAAGCACCCTGCTGAGATCATTGACTCACTTCAGAGAGGGGTCGTGTCCGATATTGTTGGGTACCTTAAGGCATTAAATAGGCCGAGAAAGTCGACCAGCCTTGCGGTTAGGGTTCCAATCATACTATTCAAGCTTGCCAATGCTTCCGAAATATCCATGGATCTTCGACCTGGATTTTTAGATGAGTATAACATCGAGATATCTCACCTGAAAACGGAATTCCGAACGAAAGTCGAACGGCAAAAAGGCGATCTTCTTTCGGGGATTGCGCAAAGCATTACTGTCCATGCGGCAGCGCAAACTCTCTCGGTCTGCATCAACGGTGACCGAACCGATGCATACCAGGAAAGAGCTGAACTGAGCTGCTTGCTACGCGACATGGATTTCTGGCTTGTCACGGCTCCTTCTGTGCGATCACATCTACAGATGCGAGGCTTCGATACTGTAACCTCGACGAAATCGGTAGAGCACCTTGCTTCTCTCGTTCATCGCACAACGACTATGCTTGACTCAGTGACGTCAGCGTTTCAGAATAGCTCGTCACTAGAGGACAAGCGCTTGCGTTTCCTCATCTATTCCATTTCTCAGGAAGCAGCAGGCATTGCAGATCCACCATTTCTCACGCGTATTTCGTACGTCCTACGAGTTGCACCTACTCACTTCCGGCAACATGATTCCTGGAAGATTATCTCCCGTATCCGGAATGTGTACAATCATCTTCCGTCAGACAAGCAACAAGCGCTCATTTCCCAATGCCTAGACGAGGACACTCCATTGCCTAAGAATGCGAAATCACATGTGTTTTCGACCTTTGATCAATGGCGTGCATGGGACTTGGCTCACGTTGAGAAAAGCTACATCATGCGGAAGATTTGGAATGACTTCGAGTCTACCCCAGGAGCCCGTCAAGGATTAACGTTCTTGTCGCTGGCCGTGGGCATGTTCCGATTCTCTATTGACCCAGGACCGAAGGAGAGTGATTTTATATTGGAGAATATGACGACTGCAATCTCCGTTGGTTCTCGAAAAGACAATTCCTCTGGAGTCCTGAAGTTGACGAAAGTGGTTAACGTCGAATCCTActgtttttcttcctctctccatCTACGATGGGAGATTGTCGATCTTATTGAAGGGGTTTTGAAAGCCGTTTCTTCTGTTACATTCGAGTCGGCCCCATCTGTGGAACCTCCAAGAGATCCAACGGAGGAAGAGACTGAGCTTCAAATTGTCCTTGGCGCCGATTCCGGTTCCATCATACTTGATGGCATAAACGTCGAGCTAGCATTGAACGGAAAGTCACTCAGAACTTCAGTGGCTCAATCGCAAAGCCCGAATAAGAAAGATGATCTATGTCTGCTCCTCAGTGCAGAGGCTGGTTCAACCGAGATTTCGAGCCGATCCAGTTCCCTCATGCTATGGACAATCGCGAATCCATATGTCTATTGCTCGCACAAATCTGAAGAGACTGAAACCGAAGTCAGTAACGAGTGGAAGATAGCCGGGTCATGCAAGAGGCTGCGATATGATATGCGAGAGGACCCGGTGAATCTTGCTCATGCGGCCGACAGAGTCATCGAGGACGAGATCCGCTACATTAATCGGATTGCGAGAGATGCCAATTTTCCGTCCAATGACCACGAGAAAGAAGCGGAACCCAAGAAACCAGGTCCCAATAAGTTGCAAATTGCATTGTTTCTGGATGACTATCAACTCAGCTTTCGTCTTTTGCCGTCTCTGGTTTACACAATATCTGGGGAAGTGGCGCGGATGTCTGTCATGCCTTCAGATCATTCGAAGATGGAGGTGGATTTCGACTTGAAGAAGAACTCTCATGTATTCTCGTCAACTGATGGGGACGATAAATGGCATACCTTGTCGGTCCTGGAAATTCCCCCGATCAATGGCCGAATTGTGGCAAACATGACACCAGATCGTACCGAAGTGGAAGCTGACATTACGATTGAGCTCATCTATCTAGAAGCAAGCGCTGTGCGAAGTCTCTTGAGTGCTTTGTCTGGGCCCGAGATGTCTCATCTGTTGTCCGACGTCAAGCAAAACGTGGAAATTCTACAGGGGCACCTACACGATATTCTTTCTCTCGATAAATCACCTGTGCGACACAAAGAGCCGTTTAGTACCCCGGAGCTTCTCTATAAGGCTCGTTTGACAATGGCCGGAACAAAGATACATGCCACGGCACCGGGTCTCAATGGAAGGGGCTATTCTGCAGATATGGACTTCAGTCTTGGCATGATGCGCATGCGCCTGGACAATGGCTTCGAAAATGGTTATCCAATGGAATATCCAGAGTTCCGTGTCGATGCGTCTCAGATCAGCTTTGACTTACGGAAGCAGGAGAAATCGGGAAGCCGCTCTTATGGTAGCTTTGCCGTTGGTACTAGGCTCGTGGGGACCTCGGTCCAACACGAGAACGGGGAAGTCATGCGGGCTTATCATTTGGACAGCAAGAATTTCGACGTTGAACTATATCCTCAAACTGCCGCGCTCGTGGTTGACATCGCTGCTCATCTTCAAGAGCGCATCAAAACTCTAGACTTGTCTCATGAAGTTGAGCGCTTCAAAAAGCTGCGGCGGCGTGGCCAGACGGAGAGCAAGGCCAAACCTCCAGAGGTTCCCGGGATTCAAGTGAACGATGAACCCGAGTCTGAACCCCAAGTGTTCTTCAATGCGATCTACACGCTTGATTTCTACAATATTCAAGTTGGCTGGAACATGACCAGCGTGCTGTCAACTAAATCAGGTCGCCGGCCCGATGATCTGGTCTTTTCTATTAAACGTGTGGAACTGTCgaataagaaaaagaacgcCGCCAAGCTCCGAATCGAGGATATGCAGCTTCAGATGGTGCCAGCTGGGATGGACAGGCGAAGGCGATCACTCACCTCAGCACTACTTCCTGAGCTGGTCTTCAACGTTGCGTACTCTTCAAGAGGCAAAGAGGTTCGGCTTGCGTTCCAAGCAGCTGGAAAATCATTGGACTTGCGAGCCACGTCTGATTTCATTATCCCGGCTAGCATGATAAGAGACGCCATTGCATCTGCCGCCCAGACGTTACGCGATGCCAATTCGGTCTTGGTCAAGCCGTCTGCAGACAGCACAGATAGCCCGGCCAGTCCAGAAAGCCCAGGCAATACGGAGAACACCACGCAACGGAAGCTTTTCGGAAACAGACGACTGCGGTCCGTGCTTGTCGATGTTGACTTCGCCGGAGCTATTGTGTCTCTGCAAGGAAGGCACTTGGATGATCAGCAGACAATGTTGACGGCTACAATCAAGGGGAGCCGGTTCTCGGAGGGCAAGTACGGCCAGTATGTTCAAGGGGATCCGGCAGCCACCGCCACGCTGCGAGCTCCCGGAGTGGCATTGAAGGTTCAATTCGACGACAACGGCTTGGACGATCCGACCCTTAACGCAGAGCTCAAGGTTGACGCATCCACGAATGTTCTGTACCCAACGTTGGTGCCGTTGATAAAGCAAATGACCGCTACTGTCAAAGAGCTCATGGGAGAGCACGAACGTCCTCGAAGGCCATCTACTGCTGCAAAGCTGCAACCGCAGAAACTCATGCAAGAATCAAGTCTGAACAGCAGAGATCCCGACACGATTCTTGGGCGTTGCAGAGTGAACGTGGGCCTCCTAATCTGCAAGCAGGAATTCAGCTTGAGTTGCCAACCTATTGCTCGAGTTGCGGCTACGGCAAGATTCAACAGTGTCTACGTGACAATCAATAccgttcaatccgatgaaCAAGGACGGTTCCTTGCGCTTCTGGTGGCGTTCAACTCCTTGGAGGCCTCTGTGAAACACGTATATTCGAACGACTCAACTGCGAGCTTCCAGGTGAAGTCCATTATCGTGTCCCTGATGAATAGCAAACATGTCAGCAACACGAAGGGCATTTCCGCCATGCTCAAGCTCAGCCCTGTCAAGGTGGCGCTTAGTGCAAAACAGGTTCAAGATCTCTTGCTTTTCCGCGAGATCTGGGTCCCGTCAAGTGATGAGCCTGATTCTCAACCAACATTCCAGTCTCAGGAAACAGAAACCCAAACTTATATTGTGCAGAGATATCAACAAGTCGCTTCGACTTCTGCATTCCCGTGGAACACTGCCATCGCGGTGGAAAAATTAGAGATACAGCTTGATCTGGGATCTACGCTGGGAAAGGCACAGTTTACCATCAACGACATGTGGCTATcttcaaaaaaaaattccGAACGGGAGCAAACGTTGTGTGTCAACTTCGATACTCTAGGGGTGGACAGCAAAGGCAGAATGAGCGGGCTGGTGGAACTTCGCACACTCAAAATTCGCACCTCGATCCAGTGGCCGGATGAAGCAGCGCCAGACTCGAATAAGACACCGCTTATCCAGGCTTCCATCTCTTTCAAGCAGCTACAGGCCAAAGCTTCATTTGATTATCAGCCTTTCCTTGCCGCTAAGATCGCCATGTTCAACTTCTTGATGTACAATGTCCGGGGAGCATCTGGCTCATCGAAGGAACGACTCTTTAGCATTCTGGAAGGAGATCAAGTACAGGTTTATTGCACGACGCTGACTGCATCGCAATCTCTGGCGCTATTCCAAGCCTGGCAGAGGTTGGTTCAAGACAAGCAAGCGGCGTACGAAGCTTCTCTGAGGGAAGTTGAACGGTATCTCCGAAGGAGGTCTTCAGCCGTTGCTGACAGAGTTGACTTCGAGGCCAGGGAGCCTACCAAGAAAGCTGAAGAGGACACCGAGAAAGCACCTATTTCGCTCCAGACGGGGGTTGTTGTTACTATCAATTCTGTGCACATTGGTGCCTTCCCGAGCTCCTTCTTCGACAATCAAATTCTGAAGCTGGAAGCACACCGTGCGCAAGCCCATTTCGACGTATCGCTAGAGGAGGGCAGAATCCACAGTACGTTAGGGCTTACCTTGGGACAGCTTGGCGTGGCGCTCTCTGGCATTGGCCGGCCCAGCTACATAGATATCGAGGAGTTATCCGTCAACGACCTTGAACGCCGCGCCAACGACGCCCGCGGAGGAACAATTCTCAAAGTTCCGCAGCTGGTCGCTAGCATGGAGACCTGGCAAGCCCCCGGACTCCCCCAAATCGACTATGTCTTCCGCAGCACATTCGAAGGCAAAGTGGACGTCGGGTGGAACTATTCTCGCATTAGCTTTATCCGAGACATGTGGGAGTCGCACTCCCGCGCACTGGCGTCTCGACTCGGCAAGCCATTGCCGCCATCCGCGGTGCGCATTGAAGGTGGGCCGGGCTCCGAAGCGGCCGGGGACAAGCATGAACAGGAGAAGATCACGGCAGTCGTCAACATGCCCCAGTCGAAGTATACTTATGTACCCCTGAAGGTGCCAGTGATTGAGACGCCCCAGCTGCGTGACATGGGTGAAGCTACTCCACCGTTGGAGTGGATTGGGCTTCAGCGGGACAAGCTGCCCAACATCACACATCAAATCATTATTGTGACCTTACTGGAGATTGCCAAGGAGGTGGAGGATGCATATGCGAAGATCTTGGGGTCTTCCTAG